A single Tenacibaculum sp. 190524A02b DNA region contains:
- a CDS encoding anthranilate synthase component I family protein, giving the protein MIRTVREFSIDNPKEFKEKLFIWSTQFDTFVWLDSNNHDQTYTSFDCALAIEEFTSIKTDYHNAFDKLKEYQSYTKDYIFGYISYDVKNDVEQLSSNNFDGLNFSDLYFFQPQKLIFIKESTVEFHYLQMIDDELEEDFEEIYETNPNSLSLNKPQSSEKIKIKLRIHKDEYHEKVSKVLEHIHRGDIYEANFCQEFYIENSTINPYKIYKHLNEISEPPFATFFKNNEQYVISATPERYIKKVGNKIVSQPIKGTAKRLINKIEDDKIAFDLARDEKERSENIMIVDLVRNDLSRTAKKGTVKVEELCKVYSFKQVHQMISTITSETAPNIHPVDIIKDTFPMGSMTGAPKISAMEIIEKLEETKRGLYSGTIGYFTPDNDFDFNVIIRSILYDQNKQYISYSVGGAITAKSIPEKEYEECLLKAKAMKYVLLNSK; this is encoded by the coding sequence ATGATTAGAACGGTTCGTGAGTTTTCAATAGACAATCCAAAGGAGTTTAAAGAAAAGCTTTTTATTTGGAGTACACAATTTGACACCTTTGTTTGGTTAGACTCAAACAATCATGACCAAACATATACTTCTTTTGATTGCGCTTTAGCCATAGAAGAATTTACATCAATCAAAACTGACTACCATAATGCTTTTGATAAATTAAAAGAATATCAATCTTATACTAAGGATTATATTTTTGGATACATCTCATACGATGTTAAAAATGATGTTGAACAATTATCTTCCAACAATTTCGATGGGTTAAATTTCTCTGATCTTTATTTTTTTCAACCTCAAAAATTAATTTTCATTAAAGAAAGCACTGTAGAGTTTCATTATTTACAAATGATTGATGATGAACTAGAAGAAGATTTTGAGGAAATATATGAAACAAACCCTAATAGTTTATCTCTAAACAAACCACAAAGTTCTGAAAAAATAAAAATAAAGCTAAGAATTCATAAAGATGAATATCACGAAAAAGTAAGTAAGGTTTTAGAACACATTCATCGAGGCGATATTTATGAAGCTAATTTTTGTCAGGAATTTTATATAGAAAACTCTACAATTAACCCTTACAAAATATACAAACACTTAAATGAAATTTCTGAACCCCCTTTTGCTACTTTTTTTAAAAATAACGAACAGTATGTGATTTCTGCAACACCTGAAAGATATATCAAAAAAGTGGGAAATAAGATTGTTTCTCAACCAATAAAAGGAACTGCTAAACGTTTAATTAATAAAATAGAAGACGATAAAATAGCTTTTGATCTAGCTAGAGATGAAAAAGAAAGATCAGAAAATATAATGATAGTCGATCTAGTTAGAAATGACTTATCAAGAACAGCTAAAAAAGGAACTGTAAAAGTTGAAGAATTGTGTAAAGTGTACTCATTTAAACAAGTTCATCAAATGATCTCTACAATTACTTCTGAAACTGCACCTAATATTCATCCTGTTGATATTATTAAAGACACATTTCCTATGGGTAGTATGACAGGAGCTCCAAAAATATCTGCAATGGAAATCATTGAGAAACTAGAAGAAACCAAAAGAGGATTATACTCTGGAACTATTGGATATTTTACTCCTGATAATGATTTTGACTTTAATGTAATTATCAGAAGTATTTTATACGACCAAAACAAACAATATATTTCGTATTCTGTTGGAGGAGCAATTACAGCTAAATCAATCCCTGAAAAAGAATATGAAGAATGTCTGTTAAAAGCCAAAGCTATGAAATATGTCTTATTAAACTCCAAATAG